TGAATATGTTCATCATGCAgtgttttttcttgatttcttgtTATAAAATGGAAAGcttaaatgattaaaatatattccCTTCGTTCACCAATATGAGTCtgtcttcattttttatagtactatttgttttaagagtgaattacatatttaGGACCTATACTTATCACGACGAACGTTTGTGGTCCCTATACttacaaaatatcatttgcggTCCTTATACTTGTACTTATGCACGTTTTAAGGTTCTTTTCactttctaatatttttttggacaaaaatacccccaaagaaaaaatttatacactattttctctctttcatcttccttctttctttttcctttgtctataataaaattagaactaaAATTATGGGTTTGTTAATCTTATTTCCTTGTATTctgttaaattttttgagaaatttaatcatatgatgataaattttatatttccacGTCATTTTTCTTCATCACACTAGAGTATTTGTGATTATGCTTCAAATGTGGAGTATTATAGTTAATGATCCcgtaaataaaagattaaaaatttgaacgACGAATTTCAAcaagtgaatatttgaatctAATCAATCGTAAAGTGAGGAATAATAAGCGATAAATGGAATGTATGAAATTATGGTAATTTTGGTTGTGTGTATTTAGCAAGTGCGCAGCGCCCGCGACTTATGTGGGTTCTCACATCAGAAATTTATCTTCGCaattctaacaaaataatgtaaaataaactTCTTAGCTGAACATTTGATTTGTCTAATTTCTTTCTTCAAATATGTCTCATCTCAATTTTTGTACTAATTATACAAGTCatttacaaaaagaagaaagagaaaatatgaagaagaaagaaaaaggagagaaaatagtaatatataaatttgcccTTCATCTATTTGGGGGTATTTGTGTcctaaaaaatgtcaaaaaaagaaaagaaccttaaAACGTGTATAAATACAAGTATAGAGAccgcaaatgatattttgtaaGTATAGAGACCGCAAACGTGCGTCGTGATAAGTATAAGTCCtaaatatgtaattcactGAAGGTGAGTTGAAAAACTGAAATACTGTGACTTACTTTTATTGGACATAGGAAGTAATTTTTTCCCagttaacaaattaaagaatCCACAAACATTCCAATAAAATGTAACAAACTTTACAACTCTCCCTAAATAATatacacaacaaaaaaatcaaatatgagTTCACCAATAAAGCCTCTTTCTGTTTCCAGAGTAGTAATCAAGATACCAACGCACAAATTTCTTAAGACCAGCCTGCAAGTCAGTGGTGGGCCTGTAGCGCAGCTCCTTGTTCGCCCGGCTGATATTCGCATGCGTATACACGACATCTCCATTGCGTGGCATTGGCAGCACATGCTTCTTCGCCTTCGTCTTCAACAGCTTCTCGAGTATGCTCACCAGCTTGGTCACCGGCACGGGTGATGTGTTACCAAGATTATACACACGCAGCTGCGCGGGTCCCTTCTTCTTCCCGCCGCTACCCGTGCTCTCCTGCGCGGTGTCAATGGAAGCCAGGCAGCCCTTCACGATGTCGTCAATATACGTGAAGTCCCTCGCCACACTCTGGTGGTGAGGGCCTTCGAATATGGAGATGGGCTTCCCCTTGAGGATGTCCTtggtgaagaaaaagtaggcCATGTCGGGCCGCCCCCATGGCCCGTACACCGTGAAGAACCTCAGCCCGGTTATCGAGAGACCGTAGATGTGGTTGTACGTGTGCGCGATCTCCTCGCCTGCTTTCTTGGTCGCGGCATACAAGCTCGCCGGTTTGTCCGTCTGGTCCTTCTCGGAGAACGGGATCTTCGAGTTGAGGCCATAGACGGAGCTTGACGAGGCCCAGACGACCGCGGGCTGCGGGTTGGCCGCCTTGCACGCCTCAAATATGCTGACGAGGCCCGCGATGTTGCTGTGGACGTACGAGCCAGGGTTCTGCATGGCGTAGCGGACCCCGGCTTGGGCAGCAAGGTGCATGACATGCGTGAAGGCCACGATGTCGAAGAGCTTGTTGAGGAGGGCGGCGTCGTTGATGTCGCCCTCGACAATAAACACGTCCGCCCGGTCGAGGAGCTTGCGGCGGGCGCGCTTTAGGGATGGGTCGTAGTAGTTGTTGAAGTTGTCCATGCCTACCACGCCGTCGC
The genomic region above belongs to Salvia hispanica cultivar TCC Black 2014 chromosome 3, UniMelb_Shisp_WGS_1.0, whole genome shotgun sequence and contains:
- the LOC125215024 gene encoding UDP-glucuronate 4-epimerase 3-like; the encoded protein is MAGDRSPFIQRRWSFFPTPRLIFWISIFAALILFLFFHSPPDLSADRRTLAASWGGHSWERSVLASGRPLSKGEVLTSGGRGHLSVLVTGAAGFVGSHVALALRRRGDGVVGMDNFNNYYDPSLKRARRKLLDRADVFIVEGDINDAALLNKLFDIVAFTHVMHLAAQAGVRYAMQNPGSYVHSNIAGLVSIFEACKAANPQPAVVWASSSSVYGLNSKIPFSEKDQTDKPASLYAATKKAGEEIAHTYNHIYGLSITGLRFFTVYGPWGRPDMAYFFFTKDILKGKPISIFEGPHHQSVARDFTYIDDIVKGCLASIDTAQESTGSGGKKKGPAQLRVYNLGNTSPVPVTKLVSILEKLLKTKAKKHVLPMPRNGDVVYTHANISRANKELRYRPTTDLQAGLKKFVRWYLDYYSGNRKRLYW